One stretch of Novosphingobium pentaromativorans US6-1 DNA includes these proteins:
- a CDS encoding tyrosine-type recombinase/integrase, with the protein MSRTINDAPLTTREARRRLDVGLHWRSLDADIHLGYRKAKRGGVWLVRWRNGQGYRQSSLGAADDTINVGTLDYRAAVKVAIAQVAEARTEARAAAEGPPLTVRSAVEAYIEVRDARERRRTGREVRSDAARRLEKLVIGRPARGKRAAVAAASLADVPLHKLTEDDLQCWRASLPNDFKPAGVQRVVNDLKAALNSCAERHYSRLPPGLSSTVKRGLRTIVHEADDDDDLVVARENQILSDDQVASLMAATLEVDRAQGWEGDLYRLILAMAASGARFSQVTRLRVMDVQTVSGRLMMPPSRKGRGGKVNLISVPVGRDVLEVLMPIVTGRSKGAPLFERWRYRQQPGTIRWERSSRGPWQTPSEIVRPWGDIRIRAGLPDVIPYALRHSSIVRGIRANLPTRLVAAIHDTSIAMIERHYARYIADGLDTLAAQAIIPLAAGGDSSLSEAA; encoded by the coding sequence ATGTCTCGAACGATCAACGATGCACCACTGACCACTCGCGAAGCTCGCCGACGTTTGGACGTTGGTCTTCACTGGCGCAGCCTGGATGCTGACATCCATCTGGGTTACCGCAAGGCAAAGCGCGGCGGCGTCTGGCTCGTCCGGTGGCGAAATGGCCAAGGATATCGTCAGTCTTCCCTTGGGGCCGCCGATGACACCATCAACGTGGGCACACTCGATTATCGAGCGGCGGTCAAAGTGGCCATTGCGCAGGTCGCAGAAGCACGAACGGAAGCTAGGGCCGCAGCAGAGGGTCCACCGCTGACGGTTCGTTCGGCCGTCGAAGCTTACATCGAGGTACGTGACGCTCGCGAGAGACGCCGGACTGGTCGGGAAGTTCGGTCGGATGCAGCCCGTCGTCTAGAAAAGCTGGTCATCGGACGACCGGCACGCGGCAAGCGGGCGGCAGTAGCAGCTGCCTCCTTGGCGGACGTTCCTCTTCACAAGCTGACCGAAGATGACCTGCAATGTTGGCGGGCGAGTCTGCCGAATGACTTTAAGCCAGCAGGAGTTCAGCGGGTGGTCAATGATCTCAAGGCTGCGCTGAACAGCTGTGCAGAGCGGCACTACTCGCGTCTGCCACCGGGGCTCTCGAGCACCGTCAAGCGAGGCCTGCGAACGATCGTCCACGAAGCCGATGACGATGATGATCTCGTAGTCGCGAGGGAAAACCAGATTCTTTCTGACGATCAAGTGGCTAGCCTAATGGCTGCAACACTTGAAGTCGATCGGGCTCAAGGCTGGGAAGGTGATCTGTACCGACTCATTCTGGCCATGGCGGCCAGCGGTGCCCGCTTTTCGCAGGTCACACGACTAAGAGTGATGGACGTTCAAACCGTTTCGGGTCGCTTGATGATGCCGCCGAGCCGAAAAGGTCGGGGAGGGAAGGTGAATCTGATCTCGGTGCCAGTCGGACGTGACGTTCTTGAAGTCTTGATGCCGATTGTCACGGGGAGGAGCAAGGGTGCGCCCCTGTTCGAGCGCTGGCGCTATCGTCAACAACCCGGGACTATCCGGTGGGAGCGGTCTTCACGAGGCCCATGGCAGACACCAAGTGAGATCGTGCGTCCCTGGGGAGATATTCGAATTAGAGCTGGTCTCCCTGATGTGATCCCCTACGCCCTTCGACATTCCTCGATAGTGAGAGGCATCCGCGCCAATCTCCCGACCCGACTAGTCGCTGCAATTCATGATACGAGTATCGCAATGATCGAGCGCCATTATGCTCGCTATATTGCGGATGGTCTGGATACCTTGGCAGCTCAGGCGATCATCCCGCTTGCCGCTGGAGGTGACTCGTCCCTATCGGAAGCAGCATGA